The proteins below are encoded in one region of Chromatiales bacterium 21-64-14:
- a CDS encoding NADH-quinone oxidoreductase subunit H, translating to MTTVIVLAALLSGAYMIAILEAWTRSGRLRPAAPLFAAMALLGRESIVPRKSDRIFFEVAPVLLLVAAVLAAAVLPLTPTLVIANLATGALFVNAAFAYVLVALIMAGWGPNGAYAMIGGWRFLGQLIGYSMLIVMPITAVVMRAESLVTTAIVVSQAGVWNIVYQPLGFVLFFIAAMALAFLPPFDLPLAAGELAGGVQAEYAGWRLAVLRLARTVLIVAVAQATTVFYLGGWLGPILPPWAWSAVKTLLVAAAMLGIGRCLPRMREADFLAWCWKLGIPLALLNIFIVGVLVLVLP from the coding sequence ATGACGACCGTCATCGTGCTCGCCGCCTTGCTGAGCGGGGCCTACATGATCGCGATACTCGAGGCGTGGACGCGGAGCGGGCGCCTGCGCCCGGCGGCGCCGCTGTTCGCCGCCATGGCGCTGCTCGGCCGCGAATCCATCGTGCCGCGTAAATCCGACCGGATCTTCTTCGAGGTCGCGCCGGTCCTTCTGTTGGTGGCGGCGGTGCTCGCCGCCGCGGTCTTGCCGCTGACGCCGACGCTCGTGATCGCCAACCTCGCGACCGGTGCGCTGTTCGTCAATGCGGCATTCGCCTATGTGCTGGTTGCCCTGATCATGGCCGGCTGGGGGCCCAACGGGGCCTATGCCATGATCGGTGGCTGGCGCTTCCTGGGGCAGCTCATCGGCTACTCCATGCTCATCGTCATGCCTATTACCGCCGTCGTCATGCGCGCCGAGTCGCTGGTGACGACCGCCATCGTGGTCTCGCAGGCGGGGGTGTGGAACATCGTCTACCAGCCGCTGGGGTTCGTCCTGTTCTTCATCGCCGCGATGGCACTGGCGTTTCTGCCGCCGTTCGATCTGCCGCTGGCGGCGGGCGAGCTGGCCGGCGGGGTGCAGGCGGAATACGCCGGGTGGCGGTTGGCGGTGCTGCGCCTCGCACGGACGGTGCTGATCGTGGCCGTGGCGCAAGCGACGACGGTGTTCTACCTGGGTGGGTGGCTGGGCCCGATCCTGCCCCCCTGGGCCTGGAGCGCTGTCAAGACACTACTCGTCGCGGCGGCGATGCTGGGGATCGGGCGCTGTCTGCCGCGCATGCGTGAGGCCGATTTCCTGGCGTGGTGCTGGAAGCTCGGCATCCCCCTGGCGCTGCTCAACATCTTCATCGTCGGTGTCCTTGTGCTGGTGTTGCCGTGA